The proteins below come from a single Parageobacillus toebii NBRC 107807 genomic window:
- a CDS encoding RNA-guided endonuclease InsQ/TnpB family protein — protein sequence MLRGQKVAFRASKADLERLRACNRESARVWNECLLLAKEHFLQHGRWISKSELQKQTKGRFHLHSQSIQAVCHQYLFARQSARAAIQKGHRHVRYPYKQKTFFNTKWAKDGFTIHENGKITLSMGIHGGKREKPIIVYVSQLPQGTIKEIECCYDHGWYLAITYDDGQEAKAYQPGHAVGVDLGEIHTIGAFCENGQALLITGRKVRSLHRLRNKKLAEIQRRQSKCQKGSRQWKKYERAKKCILSKSERQLRDALHKTTKQFVDWCRTQSVSDVYIGNVEGVERNTRKKKRASRKQAQKLSNWSFGKTKKYLAYKLAQHGIRLKEIDESYTSQTCPVCRKRKKVSGRIFACSCGYEEHRDIHGARNILSKALHQEILPWPAPTKLTYLRIA from the coding sequence ATGCTTCGTGGGCAAAAAGTGGCCTTCCGGGCATCGAAGGCGGACCTCGAGCGGCTTCGGGCTTGCAACCGGGAGTCGGCTCGCGTCTGGAATGAGTGCCTCCTATTGGCCAAAGAGCATTTCCTTCAACACGGCCGCTGGATCTCGAAAAGCGAGCTGCAAAAACAAACGAAAGGGCGGTTCCATCTTCACAGCCAGTCCATTCAAGCCGTTTGCCACCAGTACCTCTTCGCCCGGCAATCCGCTCGTGCCGCTATCCAGAAAGGACATCGCCACGTTCGTTATCCGTACAAGCAGAAGACATTCTTCAACACCAAATGGGCAAAAGACGGATTCACCATTCATGAAAACGGGAAAATCACGTTATCCATGGGCATCCATGGCGGAAAACGCGAAAAACCAATTATCGTCTACGTCTCACAGCTGCCGCAGGGAACGATCAAAGAAATCGAATGTTGTTATGATCATGGCTGGTATCTCGCCATCACCTATGACGACGGCCAGGAAGCGAAAGCGTACCAGCCGGGGCATGCGGTTGGCGTCGATCTTGGCGAAATCCATACGATCGGGGCGTTTTGCGAAAACGGCCAAGCCCTCCTCATCACGGGAAGAAAGGTGCGCTCGCTTCACCGGCTGCGAAACAAAAAATTAGCCGAGATTCAACGCCGTCAATCGAAATGCCAAAAAGGGTCCCGGCAATGGAAAAAGTATGAACGGGCCAAGAAGTGCATCTTATCGAAATCGGAACGCCAGCTGCGCGATGCCCTCCATAAAACGACAAAACAGTTTGTCGATTGGTGCCGTACCCAATCGGTTTCCGATGTATATATCGGAAACGTCGAGGGAGTCGAGCGAAACACGCGAAAGAAAAAACGGGCCAGCCGGAAACAAGCGCAAAAGCTCTCGAATTGGTCATTCGGGAAAACCAAGAAGTATCTGGCCTACAAATTAGCCCAGCACGGCATTCGCCTGAAAGAGATCGACGAATCGTATACGAGCCAGACATGTCCTGTCTGCCGGAAACGAAAAAAAGTGTCGGGCCGAATTTTTGCCTGTTCTTGTGGATATGAAGAACATCGGGACATTCATGGAGCCCGAAATATTTTGAGCAAGGCTTTGCACCAAGAAATTCTTCCTTGGCCAGCACCGACAAAGCTCACGTATCTACGGATTGCGTAA
- a CDS encoding cytochrome ubiquinol oxidase subunit I: MDPVMLARIQFALTTIYHFFFVPLTIGLAFIIALMQTLYVVKKNEIYKKMAKFWGHLFLINFAVGVVTGIIQEFQFGMNWSDYSRFVGDVFGAPLAIEALLAFFMESTFIGLWIFGWDRLPKKVHLASIWLVSIGSMLSGFWILTANSFMQVPVGYEIRNGRAEMVDFLALITNGQLWVEFPHVITGALCTGAFFIAGVSAYNLLKKKHVDFYKKSMNIALIIGFIGSLGTAFTGHAQAQYLVKTQPMKMAAAEGIWEDTPDPAPWSVFALIDTEKQENKFELNIPYALSYLSYSKFEGSLKGMKTLQAEYAEKYDPIVGEGTNYIPPVKTTYWSFRLMVGLGTAMILLSMIGLYLWKKGRIEQSSMFLKILVPAISFPFLANTFGWIMTEVGRQPWTVFGLMTTADAVSPNVSAGTVLFSIIMYTLIFTILAGVMVYLMVREIKRGPIEHQDANSTVSIDPFSKAGV; encoded by the coding sequence ATGGATCCAGTAATGTTGGCAAGGATACAATTTGCTTTGACTACAATCTACCACTTTTTCTTCGTGCCGCTTACCATTGGTCTAGCATTTATTATCGCTTTGATGCAAACATTATACGTAGTGAAGAAAAATGAGATTTATAAAAAAATGGCGAAATTTTGGGGACATTTGTTCCTGATTAATTTTGCCGTAGGGGTTGTAACAGGAATTATTCAGGAATTCCAATTTGGGATGAACTGGTCGGATTATTCTAGATTTGTCGGTGACGTCTTCGGGGCCCCCCTAGCCATTGAAGCATTGCTTGCCTTCTTTATGGAATCTACCTTTATTGGCCTTTGGATTTTTGGATGGGATCGTTTGCCTAAAAAAGTGCACTTGGCAAGCATTTGGCTTGTATCTATTGGGTCTATGCTTTCCGGTTTTTGGATTTTAACGGCAAACTCCTTCATGCAAGTGCCTGTTGGTTATGAAATTAGAAATGGCAGGGCGGAAATGGTTGATTTTCTTGCGCTTATAACGAATGGACAATTATGGGTGGAGTTTCCTCATGTCATCACAGGTGCATTGTGTACTGGAGCATTCTTCATTGCTGGTGTAAGTGCCTATAATCTATTAAAAAAGAAACATGTTGATTTTTACAAAAAATCCATGAATATCGCCTTAATCATTGGTTTCATCGGCAGTTTGGGGACTGCTTTCACCGGACATGCCCAAGCGCAATATCTTGTAAAAACACAGCCAATGAAGATGGCAGCTGCAGAGGGGATTTGGGAAGATACGCCTGATCCTGCGCCATGGTCAGTATTTGCCTTGATTGATACAGAAAAACAAGAAAATAAGTTTGAACTAAACATTCCTTATGCATTAAGCTATTTATCTTATTCTAAATTTGAAGGCAGCTTAAAAGGAATGAAAACTCTCCAAGCTGAATATGCGGAAAAATACGATCCAATCGTTGGTGAAGGTACAAATTATATTCCTCCAGTCAAGACGACGTATTGGAGCTTCCGTTTAATGGTTGGCCTTGGTACAGCGATGATATTGTTATCGATGATTGGTCTGTATCTGTGGAAAAAGGGACGAATTGAGCAAAGCAGTATGTTCTTGAAAATCCTAGTTCCTGCTATTTCATTTCCGTTTTTGGCAAACACTTTCGGATGGATCATGACCGAAGTGGGTCGTCAGCCATGGACGGTATTTGGATTGATGACGACAGCTGACGCTGTATCACCAAATGTTTCTGCAGGGACCGTTTTATTTTCCATCATTATGTACACACTGATATTCACGATTCTTGCAGGCGTGATGGTTTATTTGATGGTTCGCGAAATTAAACGAGGACCGATAGAACATCAAGATGCAAATTCAACGGTATCCATAGATCCATTCAGTAAGGCAGGTGTTTAA
- the cydB gene encoding cytochrome d ubiquinol oxidase subunit II: MELSEIWFVLISVLFIGFFFLEGFDFGVGMSTRFLARDQKERTIMVNTIGPFWDANEVWLITGAGAIFAAFPHWYATMFSGYYLLMLAVLLSLIGRGVAFEYRRKVEDARWTNVWDWVIFFGSMLPPFLLGVLFTSMLKGVPIHKDMNMEAGFSDVINIYSIWGGLTITLLCLLHGLTFLSLKTEGEIRQRSAALAKKLVLAVFASLVIFVGLSWVMTDIFEVRPILELIIAVLIVLAVGLSYFFISNKREGMAFAMTGLGIALTVSSIFVGLFPRVMVSSLNKAFNLTVYNASSGAYSLKIMTIVAVTILPFVLGYTIYSYYVFRKRVSDKEHLTY; encoded by the coding sequence ATGGAATTGAGTGAAATTTGGTTTGTCTTAATCTCTGTACTCTTTATCGGCTTTTTCTTTCTTGAAGGTTTTGATTTTGGCGTAGGAATGTCGACTCGCTTCCTTGCCCGTGATCAAAAAGAGAGGACTATCATGGTGAATACAATCGGTCCTTTCTGGGACGCGAATGAAGTATGGCTAATCACTGGAGCGGGCGCCATTTTTGCCGCATTTCCGCACTGGTATGCAACGATGTTCAGCGGCTATTACTTACTGATGCTGGCAGTCTTGCTGAGCCTAATTGGACGCGGCGTTGCTTTTGAATATCGCCGCAAAGTTGAAGATGCGCGCTGGACGAATGTTTGGGACTGGGTGATCTTTTTCGGAAGCATGCTGCCGCCGTTCCTTCTAGGTGTTCTGTTTACAAGCATGCTTAAGGGTGTGCCGATCCATAAAGATATGAATATGGAAGCAGGGTTCTCGGATGTTATTAATATCTATTCCATTTGGGGCGGCTTAACGATTACATTATTGTGCTTATTGCATGGTTTGACTTTTCTATCTTTAAAAACAGAAGGAGAGATCAGACAGCGGTCGGCTGCATTGGCTAAAAAATTGGTGTTGGCCGTATTTGCATCACTTGTCATCTTTGTAGGGCTTTCTTGGGTTATGACAGATATTTTCGAGGTGCGCCCTATCCTTGAGCTTATTATTGCCGTATTAATTGTTCTGGCTGTTGGCTTATCATACTTTTTCATTTCCAATAAACGTGAAGGAATGGCGTTCGCCATGACAGGGCTTGGAATCGCGTTAACGGTATCATCGATTTTCGTTGGACTGTTCCCAAGAGTGATGGTCAGCTCCTTGAACAAAGCTTTTAATTTAACGGTCTACAACGCATCCAGCGGGGCATATTCCCTAAAAATAATGACAATTGTAGCCGTAACGATTTTACCGTTTGTTTTAGGGTATACTATTTATAGCTATTACGTATTCCGCAAACGAGTATCTGACAAGGAGCATTTAACGTACTGA
- the cydD gene encoding thiol reductant ABC exporter subunit CydD encodes MDKALFSYKGIKPVLAGLAILTTIQGAIIIIQAYFLADAISSLFGGDSFANVFIKLIIFFLALVVRQLLTVWKRNIAYHFAARTSKEFRESLLQKLFQLGPRFVKEEGSGQTVTLVMEGIMKFRRYLELILPKLMNSAIIPAMICIFIFFINIRSAVILALAVPILIAFMILLGLAAKIKADRQYESYQMLSNHFVDSLRGLETLKYLGLSRQHINQIILVSERYRRATMGTLRIAFLSSFALDFFTMLSIATVAVFLGIDLINGKMELHPALTILILAPEYFLPIREVGADYHATLDGKEAGKKIQEILDKESLQQKQDPIPLWESTSTFSVKGVSVHFPESGRPALQDIQFSVSGSKKIGIIGASGAGKSTLIDILSGFLTPTSGEFQINGKKLTTLSQLNWQSQITYIPQHPYIFHDTILNNIRFYHPEATVKEVEKAAERAGLTEVIRSLPQGLETIIGEGGRSLSGGQEQRIALARAFLSNRPIIMLDEPTAHLDIETEYELKETMLQLFKGKLVFFATHRLHWMLDMDLIIVLDQGKIVGIGTHEQLIRKNSTYYQLDEPLQPTLR; translated from the coding sequence ATGGATAAGGCGTTGTTTTCTTACAAAGGAATTAAGCCGGTTTTAGCTGGGCTGGCGATATTAACGACTATTCAAGGTGCTATCATTATTATTCAGGCTTATTTTTTGGCAGACGCAATCTCCTCCCTTTTCGGGGGAGATTCGTTTGCCAATGTCTTTATAAAGTTGATTATTTTCTTTCTTGCGTTAGTTGTTCGCCAACTGCTTACCGTTTGGAAAAGAAATATAGCCTACCATTTTGCTGCCAGAACGAGTAAAGAGTTCCGGGAATCATTGTTGCAAAAACTGTTTCAACTTGGCCCTCGTTTTGTAAAAGAAGAAGGCTCCGGACAGACAGTCACCTTGGTTATGGAAGGGATTATGAAATTCCGACGATATTTGGAGCTTATTCTTCCGAAATTGATGAATTCGGCAATTATCCCTGCCATGATCTGCATCTTTATCTTTTTTATCAATATCCGCTCTGCTGTCATTTTAGCCCTAGCCGTTCCGATACTTATTGCCTTTATGATTTTGCTTGGATTGGCGGCAAAAATAAAGGCTGATCGCCAATATGAGTCCTATCAAATGCTGTCCAATCATTTTGTCGATTCTTTGAGAGGATTGGAAACACTCAAATATTTGGGATTAAGCCGGCAGCACATCAATCAAATTATTTTAGTAAGCGAAAGATATCGACGGGCTACAATGGGAACTTTGCGTATTGCCTTTTTATCTTCGTTTGCATTGGATTTTTTTACAATGCTTTCCATAGCGACCGTCGCCGTTTTTCTTGGAATAGATTTAATCAACGGGAAGATGGAGCTGCATCCAGCATTGACTATTCTGATCCTGGCGCCGGAGTATTTCCTGCCAATCAGGGAGGTGGGGGCCGATTACCATGCGACGCTTGACGGCAAAGAAGCAGGCAAAAAGATTCAAGAAATCCTAGATAAAGAATCGTTGCAGCAAAAACAGGATCCAATCCCTCTTTGGGAATCAACAAGTACATTTTCGGTTAAAGGAGTAAGTGTACATTTTCCTGAGAGCGGTCGTCCAGCTTTGCAAGATATCCAATTTTCTGTTTCAGGCTCAAAAAAAATTGGAATTATTGGAGCCAGCGGTGCAGGAAAGTCCACATTGATTGATATTTTAAGCGGATTTTTAACACCAACATCAGGTGAATTTCAGATAAACGGCAAGAAGCTAACGACTTTATCTCAGTTGAATTGGCAAAGTCAAATAACGTATATTCCCCAACACCCTTATATATTTCACGATACCATTTTAAACAATATTCGTTTTTATCATCCAGAGGCAACTGTAAAAGAAGTAGAGAAGGCCGCAGAGAGAGCGGGCCTTACTGAAGTGATTCGATCGCTTCCACAGGGACTTGAGACAATCATAGGGGAAGGTGGACGGAGCCTAAGCGGCGGACAAGAACAACGGATCGCCCTCGCACGCGCATTCTTAAGCAACCGTCCTATCATCATGCTTGATGAGCCAACTGCCCATCTTGATATTGAAACAGAATACGAATTAAAAGAGACGATGTTGCAATTGTTTAAAGGCAAGCTCGTATTTTTTGCCACCCATCGCTTGCATTGGATGCTGGATATGGATTTAATCATTGTTCTTGATCAAGGCAAAATAGTGGGAATCGGAACGCATGAACAGTTGATAAGGAAGAATTCTACTTATTATCAGCTTGATGAACCTCTCCAACCTACTCTCCGTTAA
- a CDS encoding ABC1 kinase family protein produces the protein MIGKRMRHISRYRDIAVALLRHGFEMVVEEIGFSQFLSLPQRLRVGKKKDEKTIGERIRLVLEELGPTFVKLGQLASTRPDLIPEHIIRELEKLQDQVPPFSFADVRRIIEEELGEELDHIFRSFEEVPLAAASIGQVHRAVLHSGERVAVKIQRPHIASVIETDLEILQDLTALAERRLEWAEQYQIRDILDELSKSLRLELDYTVEARNAEKFSKQFQSDPTIYVPKVFWDYSTKKVLTMEYVEGIKLGELERLKQHGYNLKILAERLAKGMFQQIFMEGFFHGDPHPGNVLALSGDVIAFIDFGMVGRITPEMKYHLSSLIIALMRQSTDGVMKTIGDMGLVTDEVNVSQLREDIEQLREKYYHIPLSKVSLGEAVQDLLHVAFRHSIRIPSDLTLLGKALLTVEGIVEKLDPDFSIIDFAEPFGRQLLKERMRPKNVAEMAWKRFSDYGELLVDLPKNIKELTRLMNQGKVRLEIGIPDLDFLLRKLDQISNRLSFSIVLLSFSIIMVGIIIGSSMGRQSTLLWKIPAIEIGFCIATLMFCWLLYSIFRSGRF, from the coding sequence TTGATTGGAAAAAGAATGCGCCATATAAGCCGTTATCGCGATATCGCTGTTGCATTGCTCCGCCATGGCTTTGAAATGGTGGTTGAGGAAATCGGCTTTTCCCAGTTTCTTTCCCTTCCGCAACGGCTGCGTGTAGGCAAAAAGAAGGATGAAAAAACGATTGGCGAGCGCATCCGCCTTGTGCTCGAGGAACTAGGCCCGACCTTCGTGAAATTAGGTCAGCTGGCTAGCACGCGCCCCGATTTAATTCCAGAACACATTATTCGTGAACTGGAAAAATTGCAAGATCAAGTCCCGCCTTTTTCGTTTGCCGATGTTCGCCGCATTATCGAGGAGGAGTTGGGGGAAGAGCTGGACCATATTTTTCGTTCTTTTGAGGAAGTTCCGCTTGCCGCTGCCTCGATCGGGCAAGTTCATCGAGCGGTCCTTCATTCCGGTGAAAGGGTAGCGGTGAAAATTCAGCGGCCGCATATCGCATCGGTCATAGAAACAGATTTGGAAATTCTTCAAGATTTGACCGCTCTTGCGGAACGCCGCTTGGAGTGGGCGGAGCAATATCAGATACGTGATATATTGGACGAGCTATCGAAATCGCTTCGTCTAGAGCTCGATTACACCGTAGAGGCGCGCAATGCCGAGAAATTTTCCAAACAGTTTCAAAGCGATCCAACTATTTATGTGCCAAAAGTGTTTTGGGACTATTCAACAAAAAAAGTACTGACGATGGAATATGTAGAAGGTATCAAACTCGGGGAACTTGAGCGGCTGAAACAACACGGCTATAACTTAAAAATTCTAGCGGAGCGGCTGGCGAAGGGAATGTTCCAGCAAATTTTTATGGAAGGCTTTTTTCATGGAGATCCCCATCCGGGAAATGTGTTAGCTTTGTCGGGAGACGTGATTGCGTTCATTGATTTCGGCATGGTAGGGAGAATCACTCCAGAAATGAAATATCATTTATCTTCCTTAATTATCGCTTTGATGCGCCAAAGCACCGATGGAGTCATGAAAACGATCGGAGATATGGGCTTGGTGACGGATGAGGTAAATGTAAGCCAGCTGCGTGAAGATATCGAGCAATTGAGAGAAAAATATTATCATATTCCGTTGAGCAAAGTCAGTCTCGGCGAGGCGGTTCAGGATTTGCTTCATGTTGCATTTCGCCACTCGATCCGCATCCCAAGCGATTTAACGTTGTTAGGGAAGGCGCTATTGACGGTGGAAGGGATCGTGGAAAAATTGGATCCCGACTTTAGTATTATCGACTTTGCCGAACCGTTTGGCCGCCAGCTGCTAAAGGAGCGGATGCGGCCGAAAAACGTAGCAGAAATGGCATGGAAACGCTTTTCCGATTATGGGGAACTGCTTGTGGATTTGCCGAAAAATATAAAAGAATTAACGAGACTGATGAATCAAGGGAAAGTACGCCTGGAGATCGGCATCCCTGACCTGGATTTTCTATTGAGAAAATTAGACCAAATCAGTAATCGTTTATCGTTTAGCATTGTTTTGCTTTCCTTCAGCATCATTATGGTTGGCATTATCATCGGCTCGTCGATGGGAAGACAATCGACATTATTGTGGAAAATTCCGGCGATCGAGATTGGCTTTTGCATCGCTACCTTAATGTTTTGCTGGCTTTTATATTCGATTTTTAGATCGGGAAGATTTTAA
- a CDS encoding phasin family protein, with translation MSILKKGLAFGLGLALASKEQVEKLIDELVKKGELSLEESKDIIEQWKQQTDERKAELQRIVREQIKQVIDKFDLVTKDELQQLEQRIRRLEEKLEEKLEEKED, from the coding sequence ATGAGCATTCTTAAAAAAGGACTGGCGTTTGGACTCGGATTGGCGTTAGCGAGCAAGGAGCAAGTGGAAAAATTAATTGATGAGTTGGTGAAAAAAGGAGAATTGTCGCTTGAAGAATCGAAGGATATCATTGAACAGTGGAAGCAGCAAACAGACGAAAGAAAAGCAGAATTGCAGCGCATCGTGCGCGAACAGATCAAACAAGTGATCGATAAATTCGATTTGGTGACGAAAGACGAACTGCAACAATTAGAACAACGAATCCGCCGCTTAGAAGAAAAATTAGAAGAAAAATTAGAAGAAAAAGAAGATTAG
- a CDS encoding DUF2309 domain-containing protein, translated as MNTTTVSLERPNVHERRRENVATDINVNALVKNASKAIAPLWPIATFVARHPWMGLEHFSFEQVAHRLKLLRDIDLYPSMSMFRAAQRKGELNPKFLEMRLQRWLDEQPLTMPREEAERFCRAALLHEEIPNELLMSSSLKSLAAKMKDMRFRYDFKRLLIRPLSLLLEEQGEEKWARMLDHQMIKWCKLFLDESQASWTMPYREKGFYYAWRKLVINDPSLRKQQRERLQDLPHDAEEALRQALMLLGIPHGAMKDYLEAHLLSLPGWAGMLLWRSQQSGQAHLLLIDYLAIRLSLEWALIAPYLPFAKQKDDDETFLLPLLAAWMHWGGLTPKEWLQLPQAEQKARLSFAYRFDKIVRGKLWLEAWEDTQEVQLKEMIASHSQNNEPKQAAAQLIFCMDVRSEPFRRQLEQAGPFETYGCAGFFGLPIKTRELDSSHAHASCPVIVEPQHEVQEFTSAENVKKYRGRRNALLSVSHTFKKMKQHLFASLLLPEVSGPLLGLHTLARSIAPSGAGRVFHQFQDNWAQKPATELSLNRESSLETTETTDLPVGFSTEEKVRYVYQLFKGMGLTSRFAPLVVVCGHESTTTNNPYASSLDCGACGGAAGGFNARVFAALCNLKEVREGLAKEGIVIPEDTVFVAAEHMTTVDELCWLYVPTLSEAAQKAFDMLQGKLEKVSRNANNERLSKLPGLEDKKKDPLAEAHRRAEDWSEIRPEWGLAGNAALIIGRRELTKHCNLEGRVFLHSYDWRKDPSGEALANIITGPVTVAQWINLQYYASTVAPHYYGSGNKTMQTVTAGIGVMQGNASDLLAGLPWQSVMSSDEEIFHSPLRLLVIIEAPQQNIERLFEDDPHFRRKVKNGWLRLVSIDPDSGEWKAWR; from the coding sequence ATGAATACGACAACCGTATCACTCGAACGTCCTAATGTGCATGAGCGACGGAGAGAAAATGTCGCAACAGATATAAATGTAAACGCGCTTGTCAAAAACGCCAGCAAGGCAATTGCCCCGCTTTGGCCGATTGCCACGTTTGTCGCGCGTCATCCATGGATGGGGCTAGAACACTTTTCGTTTGAGCAAGTTGCGCATCGCTTAAAATTATTGCGAGATATTGATCTTTACCCAAGCATGTCCATGTTTCGCGCGGCTCAACGGAAAGGGGAACTGAATCCGAAGTTTTTGGAAATGCGGCTTCAGCGCTGGCTTGATGAGCAGCCGCTGACGATGCCGCGTGAGGAAGCGGAACGTTTTTGCCGCGCTGCGCTTTTACACGAAGAAATTCCTAACGAGCTGTTAATGTCTTCATCATTAAAAAGTTTGGCGGCAAAAATGAAAGACATGCGATTCCGATACGACTTCAAACGTTTACTAATCCGACCGCTAAGCCTTCTCCTTGAAGAGCAAGGAGAAGAGAAATGGGCGCGTATGCTTGACCATCAAATGATCAAATGGTGCAAATTATTTTTAGATGAATCGCAAGCTTCATGGACAATGCCATATCGAGAAAAAGGATTTTATTACGCATGGCGGAAGCTTGTGATCAACGATCCATCATTACGCAAACAGCAGCGCGAGAGATTGCAAGATTTGCCGCATGATGCCGAAGAAGCATTGCGACAAGCGTTGATGTTGCTCGGCATACCGCATGGCGCGATGAAAGACTATTTGGAAGCGCATCTTCTTTCCTTGCCTGGTTGGGCAGGAATGCTGCTGTGGCGTTCGCAGCAGTCCGGCCAAGCGCATTTGCTACTTATTGATTATTTAGCAATTCGTCTTTCGCTTGAGTGGGCATTGATCGCTCCGTATTTGCCATTTGCGAAACAAAAAGATGACGACGAAACGTTTCTCCTTCCGCTTCTAGCCGCATGGATGCATTGGGGAGGATTGACGCCAAAAGAGTGGCTGCAATTGCCACAGGCTGAGCAGAAAGCACGTTTATCGTTTGCTTATCGTTTCGACAAAATCGTTCGCGGCAAGCTTTGGCTCGAGGCATGGGAAGATACGCAAGAGGTGCAACTAAAGGAGATGATTGCATCCCATTCCCAAAACAACGAGCCAAAACAAGCAGCCGCGCAGCTTATCTTTTGTATGGATGTTCGTTCTGAGCCTTTCCGTCGTCAGTTAGAGCAGGCAGGACCATTTGAAACATACGGGTGCGCTGGTTTTTTCGGTCTTCCCATCAAAACGCGTGAACTAGACAGCAGCCATGCACACGCTTCTTGCCCGGTGATTGTAGAGCCGCAGCATGAAGTTCAAGAATTTACATCGGCAGAGAATGTAAAAAAATATCGCGGGCGGCGGAACGCGCTGCTTTCGGTCAGCCACACGTTTAAGAAAATGAAGCAGCATTTGTTTGCGAGTTTGTTGCTTCCAGAGGTAAGTGGACCGTTGCTTGGTTTGCATACGCTTGCTCGAAGTATAGCGCCAAGCGGAGCGGGACGCGTATTTCACCAGTTTCAAGACAATTGGGCGCAAAAGCCGGCAACAGAACTTTCGCTCAATCGGGAATCTTCTTTGGAAACAACAGAAACAACGGATCTTCCAGTAGGTTTTTCTACCGAGGAAAAAGTACGATACGTATATCAACTATTCAAAGGAATGGGGCTCACAAGTCGATTTGCGCCGCTTGTTGTTGTCTGTGGCCATGAAAGCACAACAACGAACAATCCTTACGCCTCTTCGCTTGATTGCGGTGCGTGCGGCGGGGCAGCCGGAGGATTCAATGCTCGTGTGTTTGCCGCGCTATGTAACCTGAAAGAGGTGCGGGAAGGCCTTGCAAAGGAAGGAATCGTTATTCCAGAAGACACTGTTTTTGTTGCTGCCGAGCATATGACAACGGTCGATGAACTTTGCTGGCTTTATGTACCAACGCTTTCGGAAGCGGCTCAAAAAGCGTTTGATATGCTGCAAGGAAAGCTGGAAAAAGTAAGCCGCAATGCGAATAACGAGCGATTGTCGAAGCTGCCGGGCTTAGAGGACAAGAAGAAAGATCCGCTTGCCGAAGCACATCGCCGTGCGGAAGACTGGAGCGAAATCCGTCCGGAATGGGGGCTTGCCGGCAACGCGGCGTTGATCATTGGCCGCCGCGAGTTAACAAAGCATTGTAATTTAGAAGGGAGAGTATTTCTCCATAGCTATGACTGGCGCAAAGATCCATCCGGCGAGGCGCTCGCCAACATCATCACCGGGCCGGTGACAGTGGCGCAATGGATTAATTTGCAATATTACGCATCGACTGTCGCCCCGCATTATTACGGAAGCGGAAACAAAACGATGCAAACGGTCACGGCTGGGATCGGCGTCATGCAAGGAAACGCAAGCGATTTGCTCGCCGGGCTTCCGTGGCAGTCGGTCATGTCGTCTGACGAAGAAATATTCCATTCTCCGCTTCGGTTGCTCGTCATTATCGAAGCACCACAGCAAAATATCGAGCGTTTGTTCGAAGACGATCCTCATTTCCGCAGAAAAGTGAAAAACGGCTGGCTTCGCCTTGTTTCTATCGACCCGGACAGTGGTGAGTGGAAAGCTTGGAGATGA